The sequence AGGATATGCGCCAGTTCACGCGTGCCGGGCAGGGCGGCGCCGGGCTCCAGACGGCCGCTCTGAATGGCGCCAGCGAGGCAGTCGACGATTTTGCGATAGGAAGCTTTACCGCCTGAATGGTCGAGATCAAGGTTAAGCAGGAGCTGCCATTTTCTCATCTGGACCATGTAAATTATTCAAATCTGGAGGTTTTAATGGTCCTATTCTAACGCCATAATGGTTCGTCATTTATTTCATCAGCACACGAGGATACGATGCCAGGCCAGCACATCATCACATTGGAACAGTCCGGCGCGACTTTTGCCGCAGGGGGCGAGTTGTTGTTGGACGCGGCGCTGGCCGCAGGCATCTCGATACCGTTTTCATGCCGCCGCGGTGAGTGCGGATCGTGCAAGGTCAAGGTGCTCAGCGGTATCCATGAAAGCAAGCCCTATATCGCTGCCGGTACGTCTTATCCGCTGGCGGACGATGAGATGCTGCTGTGTCAGAGCCATGCCTGCGGCGACATGCGCATCGAGATTCCCGGCTGGTCGCTGGATGCCCAGGCATTGCGCTTTGAAGCCGAAGTGTTGAAAAAGGACATGCTCACGCAGGACGTCACGCAACTGGTGCTGGCGCCGCGCCACGCAAAATCGCTGTTCATCCGCGCAGGCCAGTACCTGAAGTTCTATCTCGATGACGGTAGCAGCCGTTGCTTTTCGGTCGCCAATATTCCCGCCGACGATGACGGCAAACTTGTCTTCCATATCCGGCGTGTGGCCGGCGGCCGTTTCTCGGAGCAGATGCTGGACTGTCTTGCCGTCGGCGACGTGCTCAGTATCGAAGGCGCATTCGGCGCGTGCACCTGGCAACCCGGCCCGCATTCGGCCTTGCTGCTGTTTGCGAGCGGCACCGGCTATGCGGGCATCAAGCCGATTCTGCTGGCTGCGCTGGCTGAACAGGAGGCGATGCCTGTCGTGCTGTACTGGGGCGGCGCGCAGATTGATGATTTTTACGAACGGGAATTTCTCGACAAGCTTTCTGCACGCGATGTGCGCTTCAGTTGGCATGGCGTCGTCAGCCAGGCAGGGCAGGTTGCAGAAGGTTTCCGCCAAGGTTATGTGCAAGACGTTGCTGCTGCCGATTCTTACGTGTGGCAGAGTGCACGCGTCTATGCTTGCGGCAATCCGGCCATGGTTAGCGGCGTGCGCGAGCGCTGCCTGGCGCTGGGCTTGCCGGCGCATCATTTCATCGCGGAAGCCTTCGTGCCGTCGGGGGCAATCTCGGTGCCGTTGGCGCAGGGAAGTTTCGATCCGGTGTGGGAGTGTGTCGGCCCGAAATATTCGATCGACGGCATGCTGGCGGCGCGCGAGCAGTCGATCCGTGCGCTCGCGCAAATCGTCGGCAAGCTGCGCGTGGGCATGACTACCGGTGAAGCCGTGGCGATGGCTAACGATCATCTGCGCAGCATGGGATCGTCGCATACCTGGCATCCGACCTATATCCGCTTCGGCGACGATACTGTCAGAACGCCGCGCCAAGGTGTCGAGAAGGAGCGTGCGCTGCGCGATACCGATATTGCCGTGGTTGATCTCGGGCCGGTATGGGATGGTTACGAAGGCGATTTCGGCGACACCATCGTTTTCGGGGAAAACAGCCTGCACCGCGCCTGCGCGCAGGCGGCGCGCGATGTCTTCACAGCTGCCAAGGAGGCCTGGCAGACCGGCCTGAGCGGGCGCGAATTATACGATTTCGCCGAGGCTGCCGCTGCGCGTGGCGGCTGGCAGCTGGAACGCAATCTGGCGGGACATCGGATATCGGATTTTCCGCATGCCTTGTTCGGTCCGGCCAAACTGGCGGAGATGGAAATCGTGCCGAGCGACAGCGTCTGGGTATTGGAAATCCAGCTGCGCCACCCGACCGAACTTGTCGGTGCGTTTTATGAGGATATTCTGATCGGCACGCCAGCTTCAGCCTGAGCCGGCAGAGTATGCGGGATGACTGTTTCAGTCTTCCGCGAGGATGCCGACAAGCAGCCCACCATCCGCTTAACTGACGTTGCACTGGTGTTGTACTAGCGTCGTAAATGACGCGTTCGTCTAGTCCGAACAGGCGTCATCCCATGCTGATTTTCAGCATGTCTACATCATTGACACTAATGAGAGTGTCAAGAAAAAAACATCCGAATCATCAGGCCAAAAACAACCAAATCGGCATGCCATCGTCATTCTCCGGTAACAAAACATACTTACCATTTGGAAAGATTTTCAACGCGTCTTGCCAGCAGCGCTGGATCCATCGCGCATTCGCGCAAACTTAATTTCCTTCCAGGATGTCGACATGGTGCTGAAGCAATGCAAGCCGACGTAAGCAAGTGGTCTAACAGCGGACGCCGTCGCTTGCCGCGGCGCGCATCTAGCCGCGCATTTTGCCACGCATACAGCCACACCTACAGCCGCGGCGCGATCCTGCCGATCGGCATTTTCTTCCTGGCAGTGCTGTGCGTCGGCATATTTGCCGTCTATAACATGGCGCAGGTGACCAGCGACAAGCGGCGCCTGGTCAACGCCGCGGATGCGATTGCCTACAGCACCGCCAACATTGCAGCGGAGGGGCTCAACTACACCGCCTACACCAACCGCGCCATGATCGCCAATTACCAGGCGGTAGGGCAGATGACGGCGATGTGGTCGAACGTCACCATGTCGGACCAGTACTGGAAAAACAATAGCAAGGTGATGAAGGCCACCGCCGCGCTGACCAAATTCATTCCCTATATCGGCGCCGGCCTGTCGAGTGTGCTGAATGCGGTTTCCACTTTCGGCAAGTTCTGGGAAAAAATCGTCGACGGCGTGCGCGTCACCAGCCAGGTGCTGGCCAACGCCGGCACCGCCACTACCTCGCTGACCAACTACGCGATTTTCGCTTCGCAGCAGGTGCATCTGGCCACCACGACGTCAGCCATGATCGCCATGCAGAAGGAACTGTTGACGGCCAATGCGCCGCAAGCCGAGTATGTGCCGCAGACCATCATGTACCAGGTCGCCAAGAGCGTGGTCGATTTCGGCAGCATGATCAAGCTGCACCAGCCGCCGCGCAAGTTCATGGGCAGCACCGAGATGAAGACCAAGCTGCCGGACAGCACCGGCACCGCCGATTTCAACCTGGTGCACCGGGTCATGATGCAGGACATGATCAAGCTGACCAGCGCCATGGGCGGCCGCCGCCTGTTTCCTAACGCGGTCGGCCTGTGGGCGGTGGATGGCTGCAACCTGAGCGGCATCAACGGCATCCTGACCGGGCTCTCGGCCAACGGCCTGGAGCAGATCGTGCCGGCGTTGCAGGGCAACGTGGCGGCGGACGTGATCGGCCCGGTGATTGAAGCTTTCATGAACACGGTCGGCCTCATCGTCAGCCCGATCATGTGTCTGTACGAACGCACCGGCGGTACCCGCATGATCCAGATGCAGGATGGAACCTATGCCTGGAGCAATATCGACATCATGGAGATCAATCCGCACCTGTTCAATATCCATATCCCGATGGCCGGCGCGGTTACCATGTCCAAGGTGGGCCGCCAAGGCCTGGACAAGAACCAGGAAGTGCCTGAAGACCTGGCCAAGTTCGTCGACGTGGTGAAAGATACTTCGTCCTGGAAGAAATCGTTCTGGGGCGAGGCGACCGGCATCGACGACTGCCTGTATTTCACGCTGCCCAACGGCGAGCTGTATGCGCCGCGGATAGGCGGCGCCTGCGGCTCACTGTCTGCCGGCGCGGCCAAGAAATACTACGAGCGCGGCGTCATGAATATCGCCGGATCCTCCGGCGAGCGGGCAATGAAGGGCCAGCCGCAGATCGCTACCGCCAGCCAGACGCTCAACAACGCCGCCATGGCGACTCTGGAACCAGTGATCAATGCGGCGGGCGCAGGCGTCAATTCCTCCAATTCCTCGCAGTCCGCGGTCAATCTGCCGGACGCCAACGCCAGCAACCTGACTGGC comes from Collimonas pratensis and encodes:
- a CDS encoding NAD(P)H dependent flavin oxidoreductase family protein, whose translation is MPGQHIITLEQSGATFAAGGELLLDAALAAGISIPFSCRRGECGSCKVKVLSGIHESKPYIAAGTSYPLADDEMLLCQSHACGDMRIEIPGWSLDAQALRFEAEVLKKDMLTQDVTQLVLAPRHAKSLFIRAGQYLKFYLDDGSSRCFSVANIPADDDGKLVFHIRRVAGGRFSEQMLDCLAVGDVLSIEGAFGACTWQPGPHSALLLFASGTGYAGIKPILLAALAEQEAMPVVLYWGGAQIDDFYEREFLDKLSARDVRFSWHGVVSQAGQVAEGFRQGYVQDVAAADSYVWQSARVYACGNPAMVSGVRERCLALGLPAHHFIAEAFVPSGAISVPLAQGSFDPVWECVGPKYSIDGMLAAREQSIRALAQIVGKLRVGMTTGEAVAMANDHLRSMGSSHTWHPTYIRFGDDTVRTPRQGVEKERALRDTDIAVVDLGPVWDGYEGDFGDTIVFGENSLHRACAQAARDVFTAAKEAWQTGLSGRELYDFAEAAAARGGWQLERNLAGHRISDFPHALFGPAKLAEMEIVPSDSVWVLEIQLRHPTELVGAFYEDILIGTPASA
- a CDS encoding pilus assembly protein TadG-related protein; the protein is MQADVSKWSNSGRRRLPRRASSRAFCHAYSHTYSRGAILPIGIFFLAVLCVGIFAVYNMAQVTSDKRRLVNAADAIAYSTANIAAEGLNYTAYTNRAMIANYQAVGQMTAMWSNVTMSDQYWKNNSKVMKATAALTKFIPYIGAGLSSVLNAVSTFGKFWEKIVDGVRVTSQVLANAGTATTSLTNYAIFASQQVHLATTTSAMIAMQKELLTANAPQAEYVPQTIMYQVAKSVVDFGSMIKLHQPPRKFMGSTEMKTKLPDSTGTADFNLVHRVMMQDMIKLTSAMGGRRLFPNAVGLWAVDGCNLSGINGILTGLSANGLEQIVPALQGNVAADVIGPVIEAFMNTVGLIVSPIMCLYERTGGTRMIQMQDGTYAWSNIDIMEINPHLFNIHIPMAGAVTMSKVGRQGLDKNQEVPEDLAKFVDVVKDTSSWKKSFWGEATGIDDCLYFTLPNGELYAPRIGGACGSLSAGAAKKYYERGVMNIAGSSGERAMKGQPQIATASQTLNNAAMATLEPVINAAGAGVNSSNSSQSAVNLPDANASNLTGVLGGAPAGMPASGAALNAPNPGSADAEVAVATAMAQQAVNFQQLSSLGGNVATSISNMLGSGFSLATSAFDDPVDAPDGFVQFILKALGLGDLIDVLSMRTSRGTETLFQKPGLGGAVAADMGLPAERFGLWEMRGANMGNYQLGDRDASNLFVASKEVQDNALKDLGPSFVVALQQTVDKTPLRPESKFNLGRAPMHDYDTELKQDYLKAIGKARVYYRAPVERWTTRGQIVSHANLMLPYWNARLEGLNYPEKALFFVIN